Part of the Zingiber officinale cultivar Zhangliang chromosome 8A, Zo_v1.1, whole genome shotgun sequence genome, GGTGAGTATAATGGATTGAAGGCTCTTATATTGAAGGAAAATTCATCTGCAAGATATGTCCATTGTTTTGCTCACCAACTTCAACTAGTTGTTATTGCAGTTGCTAAAAGCAATCGAATTGTGAGTGATTTCTTCCAATATGTTACTATGATTGTGAATATTACTGGTGCTTCATGcaaaagaaaagataagtttAGACAACTTGAACATGATAGACTTGTAGAATGTTTGGAGAAAGGAGATATTGTTAGTGGCAAAGGAAAAAATCAGGAAATCAATTTAAAACGGCCAGGGGATACTCGTTGGGGTTCACATTACATGACTATTATCCGTTTGATGTCTACGTGGACTTCTGTTTTACAAGTGCTTGAAAATGTGTATGATGATGGTACTAATGATGATAATAGTGATATCACCACCAGTTTAATTGATAAGATGGAGAGTTATGAATTTGTGTTTGTGATGCATTTAATGAAATCTTTATTGGGAATCACAAATGAATTGTCACTTGTCTTACAACAAAAGGGTCAAAACATTGTACTGGCTATCAGTTTTATCAAGACAATGAAAGTTCGATTACAAAAATTGAGAGAGGAAGGATGGGAGAATTTTTTGGACGTCGTCAACAAATTTTGTAGTAACCATATGACCCCAGTACCAAATATGAAAGAAAATATGAGAACTCATGGTCACAGCAGACGAAATGGACAAATGATTACTAATTTTCATCACTATCGTGTTGAAATTTTTTATcaggtattatttttaaatattttattgaattttaattttctaataatgttttttattcattttttactGTTACAATATTAGGTTCTTGATATGTTGGTTCAAGAGATGAGTAATCGGTTTTTAGAATCAAGTACGGAGGTATTTACTTGCATTGCTTGCTTAGATCCAAAGGACTCTTTTTCTCAATTTGATATTGGTAAGCTACTCCACCTTGCTGAACTTTATCCGGAGGACTTTTCATTGACTGATCATGCAATACTTGAGGACCAACTTGAGACTTACATTCAAAATGTACGAGGTGAATTTTCTATGATTAAAGATTTGGGAAGTCTTGCTAAAAAGACGATTGAAACGGGGAAGAATACAATTTTTCCATTGGTATATTGGTTGATCGAGTTAGCATTAGTTTTACCAGTTGCAACTGCTTCTGTTAAAAGAGTTTTTTCTGCGATGAAAATTATCAAGACTGATTTGCATAATAGGATGGGGGATGAGTGGATGAATGACAGTTTGGTAGTATACATCGTGTGAGATCtcaggaaaatttaattaatagggctatttggaaaatagccttatagaatttttccggaatttttagaaattttctaggaatttttttgagctcgtacggagggttttgaggggatcaatcggTGGCACGGATAAAgcatgtttgggatacccatttaagtgagaaaatgttcTAATATATAAAtccctttttcattttctttttatttctcccaAACGCCGAACCCGACCCTCCTCTTCACTGCGATTTCCTCTCCTTCCCTGACTCTCTTCCCCGACCCTttcctctctctgttctctctcgcggacaagcgacggcgacgggagcaaggctccagctccggcgatcttccttTACCGGCATCGGCGGCCGTTGAGCACAGATCTGGGTGGCGCTGTTCCTCTCCAGATTGCAGACATGGTGTCGCATCTCCTCTAGCCGACCTTTCTTCCCCGATCTGacgccactggatcgatccaaatccaCCCGATCGTCGCGTGGAAGGGTCTTTAGGGCTCCGAGGGTAAGAAACCTCGACCGATCCTTTCTTCTTTACTTTCTTGTCTCTGCCCTAGATTACCGACGCACCTCCTTTTCTTTGAGGTTGATTTAGGTCATAGATTGGAGATGTTGGGATCATTGAGGTGTCGGACAGGGGCTAGAAGGATTGTTGCTTGATTTGTGATCTACACTGGTTGATCACTTCTCTTGATCTGATCAGTGAGGTGAGTTTTGGTTACTATGATGTTTTGGTGTTGTGGTGTTCTTTGAGCTAGTAGGTTGTtgttctgtggtgttcttgatctcaCCTTGATCCAAATGGTAGGGAAGAAATCCAGCAGAGAGGAGGTTCTGTTCCATTTCTATGGTGTTGATTTCTTGATCGCCTGAGATGTTATCTTCATCCGATCAGTAGGAAGGATTTTAGCAGCGAGGTTGTGTTGTTGTGATGTTGGAATTGTGGTCATTGATGTGGTTTACAACAACATTTCTAGTTCCGACAACTCTCCAACAGCAGCTACCTTTCCTGGCAGCACCATTTCTTTGTGTGGATCAACAGAACAGTGCTAGGAATTTAGGTAAGGTATTGGATTTtcgatcttagttgtagatcatggtgtGATTTGATTTCTAGATGGTTATGCATGATGTAGATGAATTATACTAGTTGTTAATTGTATGTAGGGTTCTTGATCTTGCTGTAGAACAGTTATTTTAGGTTTATGCATTGCATTAGGGATAATTTGAttacatgattagtgtgattagatttaattacttaaattaatctaatggaatgattagggttaagataattaaccctagtcaattattagatttaatttaagtttatgtttCTAATCTaactggtgattagggattaggtaactaaccctaattgaccgttagattttatTTAGGTAGGATGTGATTGACTTGAttaggggttttccctaatttggttttatggattttatt contains:
- the LOC122010995 gene encoding zinc finger MYM-type protein 1-like, giving the protein MNENSPGNNQMKSPTIQKDLTRACAAEVTNVILNDIKDNIFSLMVDECRDISVKEQMGVVLRYVNKHGCVVERFLAIAHVSDTSAISLKKTIDELFAKHKLSLSRLRGQGYDGASNMRGEYNGLKALILKENSSARYVHCFAHQLQLVVIAVAKSNRIVSDFFQYVTMIVNITGASCKRKDKFRQLEHDRLVECLEKGDIVSGKGKNQEINLKRPGDTRWGSHYMTIIRLMSTWTSVLQVLENVYDDGTNDDNSDITTSLIDKMESYEFVFVMHLMKSLLGITNELSLVLQQKGQNIVLAISFIKTMKVRLQKLREEGWENFLDVVNKFCSNHMTPVPNMKENMRTHGHSRRNGQMITNFHHYRVEIFYQVLDMLVQEMSNRFLESSTEVFTCIACLDPKDSFSQFDIGKLLHLAELYPEDFSLTDHAILEDQLETYIQNVRGEFSMIKDLGSLAKKTIETGKNTIFPLVYWLIELALVLPVATASVKRVFSAMKIIKTDLHNRMGDEWMNDSLVVYIV